In Acidimicrobiales bacterium, a genomic segment contains:
- the uvrB gene encoding excinuclease ABC subunit UvrB, with protein MSEARRFQVVSDLEPAGDQPAAVEALSRGVLEGDRFQTLLGITGSGKSATIAWTVEQVQRPTLVIAPNKSLAAQLANEFRELFPNNRVEYFVSYYDYYQPEAYLPSSDTYIEKDSSINDEVDRLRHSTTASLLTRRDVIVVASVSCIYGLGSPEEYEQRMLFVRAGEEHDQRSVLSRLVAINYERNDTNLVRGKFRVQGDTIEVHPAYEETAIRIELFGDEIERISRFDPLTGEQLGVLEELVVFPATHYVAGDERMKRALGGIEEELAERLAYFDGAGKLLEAQRLRMRTQYDLEMLAEVGSCAGIENYSRHIDGRQPGQAPHTLIDFFPDDYLLVLDESHVTVPQLHGQYEGDRSRKDVLVEHGFRLPSAVDNRPLRFDELYERINQCIFMSATPASYEISQSAHVVEQIVRPTGLVDPEVVVKPTKGQIDDLIEQINQTTSRGERVLVTTLTKKMAEDLTEYLLEMGLRVRYLHSNVDTIQRIELLRDLRLGEFDVLVGINLLREGLDLPEVSLVAILDADKEGFLRSETSLIQTMGRAARNVEGQVVMYADTVTDSMRRAISETQRRRALQQAYNAEHGIDPQTIRKAVTDILAQIRPDAEAPRPGRDRRSRRRDSPRGDLAELPQDELTRLIRTLEEEMREAATELRFEYAARLRDEIGDLKKELRQVG; from the coding sequence GTGTCCGAGGCACGCCGCTTTCAGGTCGTCTCCGATCTCGAGCCCGCCGGTGACCAGCCCGCGGCGGTCGAGGCGCTGAGCCGCGGGGTGCTGGAGGGCGACCGGTTTCAGACCCTTCTCGGGATCACGGGGAGCGGCAAGAGCGCGACCATCGCCTGGACGGTCGAGCAGGTCCAGCGGCCGACCCTGGTGATCGCTCCGAACAAGTCGCTGGCCGCCCAGCTGGCCAACGAGTTTCGGGAGCTCTTCCCGAACAACCGGGTCGAGTACTTCGTGTCTTATTACGACTACTACCAGCCCGAGGCCTACCTGCCCTCGAGCGACACCTACATCGAGAAGGACTCCTCGATCAACGACGAGGTCGACAGGCTCCGTCACTCCACCACCGCGAGCCTCCTGACCCGACGTGACGTCATCGTGGTGGCCTCCGTCTCGTGCATCTACGGCCTGGGCTCGCCGGAGGAGTACGAGCAGCGGATGCTGTTCGTGCGGGCGGGCGAGGAGCACGACCAGCGGTCCGTCCTCTCCCGCCTGGTCGCCATCAACTACGAGCGCAACGACACCAATCTGGTGCGGGGGAAGTTCAGGGTCCAGGGCGACACCATCGAGGTTCACCCCGCCTACGAGGAGACGGCGATCCGCATCGAGCTGTTCGGCGACGAGATCGAGCGGATCAGCCGGTTCGACCCCCTGACCGGAGAGCAGCTGGGCGTGCTCGAGGAGCTGGTGGTCTTCCCGGCCACGCACTACGTCGCCGGCGACGAGCGGATGAAGCGGGCCCTCGGCGGCATCGAGGAGGAGCTGGCCGAGCGGCTGGCCTATTTCGATGGCGCGGGAAAGCTCCTCGAGGCCCAGCGTCTGCGGATGCGCACCCAGTACGACCTGGAGATGCTGGCCGAGGTGGGCTCGTGCGCCGGCATCGAGAACTACAGCCGTCACATCGACGGCCGCCAGCCGGGGCAGGCGCCGCACACCCTGATCGATTTCTTCCCTGACGACTACCTGCTGGTCCTCGACGAGAGCCACGTCACCGTGCCGCAGCTCCACGGGCAGTACGAGGGGGACCGTTCCCGCAAGGACGTTCTCGTGGAGCACGGCTTCCGCCTGCCCTCGGCCGTCGACAACCGGCCGCTGCGCTTCGACGAGCTGTACGAGCGCATCAACCAGTGCATCTTCATGTCCGCCACCCCTGCGTCCTACGAGATCTCACAGTCGGCCCACGTCGTCGAGCAGATCGTCCGGCCCACGGGCCTGGTCGACCCCGAGGTGGTGGTCAAGCCGACCAAGGGGCAGATCGACGACCTCATCGAGCAGATCAACCAGACGACCTCTCGGGGTGAACGGGTGCTGGTCACCACCCTCACCAAGAAGATGGCCGAGGACCTGACCGAGTACCTGCTGGAGATGGGTCTGCGGGTCCGCTACCTGCACTCCAATGTGGATACCATCCAGCGCATCGAGCTCCTCCGGGACCTTCGTCTGGGCGAGTTCGACGTGCTCGTCGGCATCAACCTCCTGCGCGAGGGTCTGGACCTGCCCGAGGTGTCCCTCGTCGCCATCCTCGATGCCGACAAGGAGGGCTTCCTCCGTAGCGAGACATCGCTCATCCAGACCATGGGCCGGGCGGCCCGCAACGTCGAGGGCCAGGTCGTGATGTACGCCGACACCGTCACGGACTCGATGCGGCGGGCGATCTCCGAGACCCAGCGGCGCCGGGCGCTGCAGCAGGCCTACAACGCGGAGCACGGGATCGACCCCCAGACCATTCGCAAGGCCGTCACCGACATCCTCGCCCAGATCCGCCCCGACGCCGAGGCGCCCCGACCGGGACGGGACCGCAGGTCGCGACGGCGTGACTCGCCCCGAGGCGATCTGGCCGAGCTGCCCCAGGACGAGTTGACCAGGCTGATCCGGACGCTGGAGGAGGAGATGCGTGAGGCCGCCACGGAGCTCCGGTTCGAGTACGCCGCCCGCCTCCGGGACGAGATCGGCGACCTCAAGAAGGAGCTCCGCCAGGTCGGCTAG